The following are encoded in a window of Struthio camelus isolate bStrCam1 chromosome Z, bStrCam1.hap1, whole genome shotgun sequence genomic DNA:
- the LOC138064811 gene encoding cyclin-O-like: MVTSAGGGGGRRGASPGRRGGGGCPRPPAKRRRRRAAAAAVVATAGDGPLELQAFREYGESWYRSRKGLESRFQPREPLARQPQVTAEARCRLVSWLIPVHRHFGLSFEALCLAVNILDRFLATTPVAADCFQLLGVTALLIACKQVEVHPPRVKELLALCCDAFTRQQLCNLECIVLHKLQFSLAAPTISFFLEHFTQVRIAARGADAAEANDARSLARGVAELSLADYAFTKYAPSLLAICTLGLADRLLQHHTPLDLHISGYPEGLLRDCMDELQLLVSLNGESLPHVLPPGISERCPRLRGGA, encoded by the exons atggTCAcctcggcgggcggcggcggcgggcggcgcggcgcctccccggggcggcggggcggcggcggctgcccgcggcccccggccaagcggcggcggcgtcgggcggctgcggcggcggtggtggccaCGGCGGGGGACGGCCCGCTGGAGCTGCAGGCTTTCCGCGAGTACGGCGAGAGCTGGTACCGCTCCCGCAAGGGGCTGGAGAGCCGCTTCCAGCCGCGGGAGCCGCTCGCCCGGCAGCCGCAg GTGACGGCGGAGGCGCGCTGCAGGCTCGTCAGCTGGCTCATCCCCGTGCACCGGCACTTCGGCCTCTCCTTCGAGGCCCTCTGCCTCGCCGTCAACATCCTCGACCGCTTCCTCGCCACCACGCCCGTGGCCGCCGACTGCTTCCAGCTCCTGGGGGTGACGGCGCTCCTCATCGCCTGCAAGCAG GTGGAGGTGCACCCGCCCAGGGTGAAGGAGCTCCTCGCCCTCTGCTGCGATGCCTTCACCCGCCAGCAGCTCTGCAACCTCGAGTGCATCGTGCTGCACAAGCTGCAGTTCAGCCTGGCGGCGCCCACCATCAGCTTCTTCCTGGAGCACTTCACGCAGGTGCGCATCGCCGCCCGCGGCGCCGACGCGGCGGAGGCCAACGACGCCCGCAGCCTGGCCCGGGGCGTAGCCGAGCTCAGCCTGGCCGACTACGCCTTCACCAAGTACGCCCCGTCCCTGCTGGCCATCTGCACCCTGGGGCTGGCCGACCggctgctgcagcaccacacGCCCCTGGACCTGCACATCAGCGGCTACCcggaggggctgctgcgggactGCATGGACGAGCTGCAGCTCCTGGTGTCGCTGAACGGGGAGTCCCTGCCCCATGTGCTGCCCCCCGGCATCTCCGAGAGGTGCCCGCGGCTGCGAGGCGGCGCCtga
- the LOC138064404 gene encoding multicilin-like — translation MPPPLASADFDFSLGEDVAFSPCAPQLESSALPQLPLQSLPSPKLYWRDIANQHEKALGDALEENSQLRETLARRQEELTLLRESNVQLKELASQARQLAAVLDRLVQPQCPDGAALPPPPATATAVPGSWGAPPERREEPAGVDTMLRQVSDKCRAALRSLGHGPEPKRPRRAPELHGAFHGLCTGHAAPRPGGDVPEEGGCLHTALGQAGSIRTLAFPQGSAFSLRTAGGGYRFRWVPR, via the exons ATGCCACCGCCGCTGGCCTCCGCTGACTTTGATTTCTCACTTGGCGAGGATGTGGCCTTCAGCCCCTGTGCCCcgcagctggagagcagcgctCTGCCgcagctgcccctgcaaagcTTGCCTTCCCCCAAACTGTACTGGAGGGACATAGCGAACCAGCATGAGAAAGCACTGGGAGATGCCCTGGAAGAAAATAGCCAG CTCCGGGAGACGCTCGCGCGGAGGCAGGAAGAGCTCACGTTGCTGAGGGAGAGCAACGtgcagctgaaggagctggcgagccaggccaggcagctggctgcCGTGCTTGAC AGGCTGGTGCAGCCGCAgtgccccgacggggcggcccttcctcctcctcctgccactgCCACCGCCGTGCCGGGGAGCTGGGGCGCCCCGCCGGAGCGGCGCGAGGAGCCCGCCGGGGTGGACACCATGCTGCGCCAGGTGTCGGACAAGTGCCGCGCCGCCCTGCGCAGCCTCGGCCACGGCCCGGAGCCCaagcggccgcggcgggccccgGAGCTGCACGGCGCCTTCCACGGGCTGTGCACCGGCcacgccgccccgcgccccggcggcgaCGTGCCGGAGGAGGGCGGCTGCCTGCACACGGCGCTGGGGCAGGCGGGCAGCATCCGCACGCTGGCCTTCCCGCAGGGCAGCGCCTTCAGCCTGCGCACGGCCGGCGGCGGCTACCGCTTCCGCTGGGTGCCGCGCtga